The Poriferisphaera corsica DNA segment AATCGTTCCTGACCCCGTGCCATTGCCCGGCACTTGATCAGCCACCATCGCATCAGGATGTGGATTCGTCGCCGGATGGCCACCCTCTGACATCTGCGGACATGTAAACGAATCTTCCGATGCACCCCCACCATTGAACAATGAATACGACCAGTGAACATAGCCATTAGCCGGATCTGTTCCGAACTGCTCACCCCAGTTCCAGCTACCACCCGTTGGGCTGTTCGCGTACACATATGACGCCGGATAAAACTCTTGATTGCTTACTAAATAAGCCTCGACTGCAATCGCAACCTGACGCTGATTTGAGCCGCACTGAATCTTTCTTGCCGACGCCTTTGCACTACCCAATGCAGGCAACAAAATCCCAATCAATAACGCAATAATTGAAATCACTACTAGCAATTCAATGAGGGTGAAACCCCTGCCGAAATTGTATTCTGATCTTCTTCGCATCGATCTAAGCTCCATCATGTGAGAGTTATATTTCAACGCCACACAGTATGAAGCCTCACTGTCCTTCTTTTGTCATGTCCCAAAGAGTTTTCAATGCAACTTACGTCAATAAATCATCAGCTATACGGGCATTTCCTCGGCCGCATACTCCTCACGAATTCGGTACCCAACACCTCGCACCGTCTCGATCTGTTTAGCAGCCTTCACTCCTAACTTCCGACGAAGCATATAAACATGATTCTTAACAACCGAATCACGCGCCTCACCCGACTCTAAATTCAACGTTTGTCGAATCACCTCAGGCGTCAGTATCCAGCCCGGCCGCTTCAACAACATCTCCAGCAACCGAAACTGAGTCAGCGTCAACGTCACACGCTTTCCACTCACTCTCACCTCAAATTTTTCTGGCCACATCGTGATCTCGCCCACTCGGAACGACTCACAAACATCCTCACCCGCATGCGGCTGCCCCGCCGGCTCCAAATCCCAACGCACATGTACCCCTCGCGGCCTCAACCTAGCCTGCAACCTCGCCAAAAACAAACGACGATTCGAAACGTTCTCTCCCCCCAATATGTCATCAACCCAACCCAACCAGGAAATCGTTTCATCCGATGTCATCTCTCGACACACCGCCACCACACTCCCCGTCTCCGTATCTTTACCCCGCAGCAAATTCAGCCGCGATGCAATCTCTAAACGATCATCCGACGACATCTCAACAA contains these protein-coding regions:
- a CDS encoding winged helix-turn-helix domain-containing protein, translated to MERSTEVSSINQGLPVKGEVTGRAEMGMITVLVSGEGYLQQLAMHHLDGVGVRVKHCSWDDLLENYEALRPTLVVMVVEMSSDDRLEIASRLNLLRGKDTETGSVVAVCREMTSDETISWLGWVDDILGGENVSNRRLFLARLQARLRPRGVHVRWDLEPAGQPHAGEDVCESFRVGEITMWPEKFEVRVSGKRVTLTLTQFRLLEMLLKRPGWILTPEVIRQTLNLESGEARDSVVKNHVYMLRRKLGVKAAKQIETVRGVGYRIREEYAAEEMPV